The genomic stretch GGCGAGAGGTGTCGGGCAAGCGGCGAGAGCCGAGAGCGGAAGGGGTCAGGTGATGAGGCGGGTGCGCCACGGCATGGCAAGGCGTTCGAGCAGGAGGGTGGTGAGGTAGAAGAGGAGTCCGAGCAGGCAGGCGCCCACCACGAAGGCCCATGCCCGGGGGTAGGCGGTGAACGCGGCGGCCGAGGTGATTCGGGAGCCGAGGCCGGTTTGGAGGCCGCCGAAGTACTCGGCGACGACCGCGGCGATCACGGCCAGCGACGATGCCTGCCGCAGGCCGGTGAAGACGTGGGGGAGCGAGCCGGGCAGCCGCACCTTGCGGGCGAAGGTCCAGCCACTGGCCGCGTACGTGTGCATCAGTTCCTGATGGATCGGGTCGACCTCGCGCAGGCCGCGCAGGGTGTTGATGAAGACCGGGAAGAACACGATGATGGCCGCGACCAGGCGGCGGGGGATGCTGCTGGTCGACTCGAACATGTTGTTGAGGATCGGGGCCAGCGCGATGATCGGCAGCGCGTTGAGCACGGCCGCGAACGGCAGTGACACCTCGGCCAGCGGGCGGAACCGGGCCGACGCCATCGCCGCCAGCACGCCGGCGAGCGTGCCCGCGATCAGGCCGACCAGCGCGTTCGTGCCGCTGGCGAGCGCGGCCTCCCAGATGTTGTCGCGCTGCAGCAGGAACTCGCGCCAGATCGCCGAGGGCGCGGGCAGGATGAACGGCGCTATCCGCCCGGCCGTGACGACGACTTCCCACAACGCGATCGCCCCGGCCCCGACGACCAGCGGCGGCAGCACGCTCCGGACCCACCTCATCGCGTCTCCGCCGGGAGGTCGTCCTGCGCGGAAAGGGAGGGAACGGGCGCCGCGGCGACCGGCGTGCCGCGCAGCGCCTGGCGCACCGTGGTGACGCACTCGAAGTACCGGTCGGACTGCCGGCCCGCCTCGTCCCGGCTCTCCAGCGAGATCGGGATCGACGCCGTGATCCGCCCCGGCCGCGCCGACATCACGACGACGCGGTCCGAGAGGAACACCGCCTCCGAGATCGAGTGGGTGACGAAGACCGTGCTGGTGCCCGTACGGGCGCAGATGCCCAGCAGCTCGGACTGCAGCCGCTCGCGGGTCATCTCGTCGAGCGCGCCGAACGGCTCGTCCATCAGCAGCAGCGGCGGCCGCACGGCAAGGGCCCGGGCGATCGCCACCCGCTGCTGCATGCCGCCGGACAGCTGGGCCGGGTAGTGCCCGGCGAACTCCTCCAGACCGACCAGCGCGAGCATTTCCTCCGCCTTGGCCTTGCGTTCGGCCCGTGACAGCCCGCGCAGTTCGAGCGGCAGTTCCACGTTCTTGAGCACGGTCCGCCACTCGAACAGGCCGGCCTGCTGAAAGGCGATCCCGTACGCCTGTTCCTTGCGCGCGGCCGCGGCCGTCTTGCCCGCCACCGTGACCGTGCCGGCGCTGGGCGCGATCAGGTCGGCGATCAGCCGCAGCAGCGTGCTCTTGCCGCAGCCGGACGGCCCGATCAGCGACACGAACTCGCCCTGTCCCACGGTCAGGTCGACGTCGGACAGGGCCACGACCTCATCCGTACGCCCCTGGTTGAAGATTTTCGTGACGCCCTCGACCCGCACGGCCGTCATAACGTGACCACCTCCACGTGGCGGCGGTGCCGCATCAGCGGCAGTTCCAGCAGGCTGACGAGACCGGCGACGACCAGGCCGAGCAGGGCGGCGCCGAGCATCGCGGTGTAGACCTTGGCGGGGTCGGAGGTGGCCTCGCGGGAGTACTCGATGATGAGCCGGCCGATGCCGCCGCGGGTGCCGGTGGAGATCTCGCCGACCACCGCGCCGACCACCGCCGCCGCCCCGGCCAGCCGCAGCGCCGGGAAGAGGTAGGGCAGCGACGCGGGGAAGCGCAGTTTGACCAGCGTGCGCCACCACCCGGCGGCGTAGCTGCGCATCAGCTCGACCCCGGCCGTCGCGGGCGACTGGAGGCCGCGCAGCATGCCCACCGCGACCGGGAAGAACGCCAGGTAGGCGGCGATCAGCGCGACCGTCATCCATTCCGGCCAGAGCACGTTCCACCCGGCCACCAGCGGCGCCAGCGCGACCAGCGGCACCGTCTGGCTGAGGATCACGTACGGCAGCAGCCCGCGCTCGGCGATCCGGAAGCGCTGCATCGCGATCGCCAGCAGCAGTCCCACGAATGCGCCGATCACGAACCCGGCGGCCGTGATGCCCAGCGTGAACAGGGCGGCCTGGACGACCACGATCCAGACCGGCCGCCCGCCCGTCAGCTCGGGGCGGCCCAGCCGTTCCACCACCGTCCACAGGTGCGGCATCGACAGGTCGTCGGCGCGTGGCAGGACGCGTACGCCGAACACGACCGTGCCCTCCGGGTTGCCGACGAGCTTGTAGCCCTCCCAGAGCACGACGAGGACCGCGAGCCCGGCGAGGACGTACAGGGCCTTCCTCATGAAAGAACCGGGACGATGTGCTGCCCGTACGCGGAAAGGGTCTGCTCTTTGGCGTCGTGCTGCAGATAGACCGCGAACTGGTCGACGCCGAGCGCCTTGAGCTCCTCGAGCCGTTTGAGGTGGTTCTCGACCGGCCCGAGGATGCAGAACCGGTCGACGACCTCGTCCGGCACGAACGTGGCGTGCGTGTTGCCGGCCCGCCCGTGCTCGGCGTAGTCGTAGCCCTGCCGGCCCTTGATGTAGTCGGTCAGCACCTGCGGCACCGTGCCGCCGCTGCCGTACCGCGCGACGATGTCGGCCACGTGGTTGCCGACCATGCCCCCGAACCAGCGCGTCTGCTCCCGCTGATGTGCGAGATCGTTTCCCACGTACGCGGGTGCGGCCACACAGAACTTGATGGCCATCGGATCGCGGCCCGCCTGTTCGGCCGCGCGGCGCACCGCGCCGATCATCCAGGCGGCGATGTCGGGGTCGGCCAGCTGCAGGATGTAGCCGTCGCCCACCTCCCCGGTCAGGGCCAGAGCCTTCGGCCCGTACGCCGCCACCCATACCTCGAGCTTGCTGCCGGGCGCCCAGACGAGCTGCTGCTCGGTGCCCCGCAGCTCGACCTTCTCGCCGTTGGCCAGCCCGCGGATCACCCCGATGGACTCGCGCAGCTGGGCCAGGGTCTGCGGCTGCGCGCCGAGCACCCGCAGCGCCGAGTCGCCCCGGCCGATGCCGCAGATGGTGCGGTTGCCGTACATCTCGTTGAGGGTGGCGAACATCGAGGCCAGGACCGTCCAGTCCCGGGTGCCGGGGTTGGTCACCATCGGCCCGACGACCACCCGTTCGGTCTCGTCGAGGATCTTGGAGTAGATGACGAACGGCTCCTGCCAGAGCACGTGCGAGTCGAACGTCCAGACGTGGCTGAACCCGGCCGCCTCGGCCTGTTTGGCCAGCTCGACCACCTCGGACGCGGGCGGGTTGTTCTGCAGAACGACACCGATGTCCATGCGCGCCCCCTAGAGCAGGTAGTCCGACAGGCCGCGCGGAACGTACTTGCCGCGGCCGGCCCGCCCGGTGTATTCGCCGCCGGACGCGATGACCTCGCCGCGGGACAGGACCGTGTCGACCTTGCCGTCGATCTCCCAGCCCTCCCAGGCCGAGTGGTCCATGTTCATGTGGTGGGTCTCGACGCTGATCCGGGTGCGCCCGTGCGGGTCGTAGAGCACGATGTCGGCGTCCGAGCCGGGCGCGATGATGCCCTTCTTGGGATACATGCCGAACATGCGCGCGGGCGTGGTCGCGATCGTCTCGACCCAGCGGGCCAGCGACAGCTTGCCGTCGACCACGCCCTGATAGAGCAGGTCGACGCGGTGCTCGACGCTGCCGATGCCGTTCGGGATCTTCGAGAAGTCGCCCAGCCCGAGCTCCTTCTGGTCCTTCATGCAGAACGGGCAGTGGTCGGTCGACACCACTGACAGGTCGTTGGTGCGCAGGCCCTGCCACAGGTCGGCCCGGTGGCTCTCGTGCTTGCTGCGCAGGGGAGTGGAGCAGACCCACTTGGCGCCCTCGAAGCCGGGCGCGCCGAGCTGGTCCTCCAGCGTCAGGTAGAGGTACTGCGGGCAGGTCTCGGCGAACACGTTGCGGCCCAGGTCGCGGGCGGCCTTCACCTGTTCCAGGGCTTTGGAGGCGCTGAGGTGCACGATGTAGAGCGGGCAGTCGGCGGCCACACTGGCCAGCCAGATCGCCCGGCTCGTGGCCTCGGCCTCCAGTGCCTGCGGGCGGGTCAGGCCGTGGTGGATCGGGTCGGTCTCGCCGCGTTCGAGGGCCTGCTTGACCAGCACGTCGATGGCCGGCCCGTTCTCCGCGTGCATCATGATCATGGCGCCGTTGTCGCGCGCCTTCTGCATCGCCCGCAGGATCTGCCCGTCGTCGGAGTAGAAGACGCCCGGGTACGCCATGAACAGCTTGAAGCTGGTGATGCCCTCGGAGCCGACGAGCTGGTCCATGGCCTTGAGCGCGTCGTCGTCGACCCCGCCCAGGATCATGTGGAACCCGTAGTCGATGTGGCAGTTGCCGCCGGCCTTGGCGTGCCACGCGGCGAGCCCGTCCTGCACCACCTCGCCGTACCGCTGGACCGCGAAGTCGATGATCGTGGTGGTCCCGCCGATCGCCGCCGCCTTGGTGCCGGTGTCGAACGTGTCGCTGGCCGCCGTGCCGCCGAAGGGCAGCTGCATGTGGGTGTGCGCGTCGACCCCGCCCGGAATCACGTACTTGCCGGTGGCGTCGATGACCTCGGGGCCGTCCGGTGCCCGGCCGGGCGCGTAGATCGCCGCGATGGTCTCGCCGTCGATCAGCACGTCGGCGGCGTAGGGGCCGGTCGGGCCGATCACCGTCCCGTTCTTGATCAGTGTGCTCACAGGTTCACCGTCCGGGTGTAGGTCTCCGGCCGGCGGTCGCGGTAGAACTGCCAGCGTTCGCGAACCGTTTTGATCAGGCCCAGGTCGAGGTCCCGTACGATCAATTCGGGCTCGTGGGTGTCGCCCACCTCGCCGACGAACTTGCCCTCGGGGTCGACGAAGTAGCTCTGGCCGTAGAAGTCGTCGTCGCCCAGCGGCTCGATGCCGACCCGGTTGATCGCGCCGATGTAGTACTCGTTGGCGACCGCGCTGGCCGGCTGCTCGAGCTGCCACAGATAGCTGCTGAGGCCGCGGCTGGTGGCCGACGGGTTGAAGACGATCTGGGCGCCGCCCAGGCCCAGCTCGCGCCAGCCCTCGGGGAAGTGCCTGTCGTAACAGATGTAGACGCCGACCTTGCCGACCGCGGTGTCGAAGACGGGGTAGCCGAGGTTGCCGGGACGGAAGTAGAACTTCTCCCAGAAGCCCTTCACCTGCGGGATGTGGTGCTTACGGTACTTGCCGAGGTAGGAGCCGTCGGCGTCGACCACCGCGGCGGTGTTGTACAGGACGCCCTCCTGCTCCTTCTCGTACATCGGCAGCACCATCACCAAACCCAGCTCGGCCGCCAGGGCCTGGAAGCGCTCGGTGGTCGGGCCGGGGATCGACTCGGC from Paractinoplanes brasiliensis encodes the following:
- a CDS encoding ABC transporter permease, which produces MRWVRSVLPPLVVGAGAIALWEVVVTAGRIAPFILPAPSAIWREFLLQRDNIWEAALASGTNALVGLIAGTLAGVLAAMASARFRPLAEVSLPFAAVLNALPIIALAPILNNMFESTSSIPRRLVAAIIVFFPVFINTLRGLREVDPIHQELMHTYAASGWTFARKVRLPGSLPHVFTGLRQASSLAVIAAVVAEYFGGLQTGLGSRITSAAAFTAYPRAWAFVVGACLLGLLFYLTTLLLERLAMPWRTRLIT
- a CDS encoding ABC transporter ATP-binding protein codes for the protein MTAVRVEGVTKIFNQGRTDEVVALSDVDLTVGQGEFVSLIGPSGCGKSTLLRLIADLIAPSAGTVTVAGKTAAAARKEQAYGIAFQQAGLFEWRTVLKNVELPLELRGLSRAERKAKAEEMLALVGLEEFAGHYPAQLSGGMQQRVAIARALAVRPPLLLMDEPFGALDEMTRERLQSELLGICARTGTSTVFVTHSISEAVFLSDRVVVMSARPGRITASIPISLESRDEAGRQSDRYFECVTTVRQALRGTPVAAAPVPSLSAQDDLPAETR
- a CDS encoding ABC transporter permease, whose product is MRKALYVLAGLAVLVVLWEGYKLVGNPEGTVVFGVRVLPRADDLSMPHLWTVVERLGRPELTGGRPVWIVVVQAALFTLGITAAGFVIGAFVGLLLAIAMQRFRIAERGLLPYVILSQTVPLVALAPLVAGWNVLWPEWMTVALIAAYLAFFPVAVGMLRGLQSPATAGVELMRSYAAGWWRTLVKLRFPASLPYLFPALRLAGAAAVVGAVVGEISTGTRGGIGRLIIEYSREATSDPAKVYTAMLGAALLGLVVAGLVSLLELPLMRHRRHVEVVTL
- a CDS encoding TIGR03842 family LLM class F420-dependent oxidoreductase encodes the protein MDIGVVLQNNPPASEVVELAKQAEAAGFSHVWTFDSHVLWQEPFVIYSKILDETERVVVGPMVTNPGTRDWTVLASMFATLNEMYGNRTICGIGRGDSALRVLGAQPQTLAQLRESIGVIRGLANGEKVELRGTEQQLVWAPGSKLEVWVAAYGPKALALTGEVGDGYILQLADPDIAAWMIGAVRRAAEQAGRDPMAIKFCVAAPAYVGNDLAHQREQTRWFGGMVGNHVADIVARYGSGGTVPQVLTDYIKGRQGYDYAEHGRAGNTHATFVPDEVVDRFCILGPVENHLKRLEELKALGVDQFAVYLQHDAKEQTLSAYGQHIVPVLS
- the hydA gene encoding dihydropyrimidinase, translating into MSTLIKNGTVIGPTGPYAADVLIDGETIAAIYAPGRAPDGPEVIDATGKYVIPGGVDAHTHMQLPFGGTAASDTFDTGTKAAAIGGTTTIIDFAVQRYGEVVQDGLAAWHAKAGGNCHIDYGFHMILGGVDDDALKAMDQLVGSEGITSFKLFMAYPGVFYSDDGQILRAMQKARDNGAMIMMHAENGPAIDVLVKQALERGETDPIHHGLTRPQALEAEATSRAIWLASVAADCPLYIVHLSASKALEQVKAARDLGRNVFAETCPQYLYLTLEDQLGAPGFEGAKWVCSTPLRSKHESHRADLWQGLRTNDLSVVSTDHCPFCMKDQKELGLGDFSKIPNGIGSVEHRVDLLYQGVVDGKLSLARWVETIATTPARMFGMYPKKGIIAPGSDADIVLYDPHGRTRISVETHHMNMDHSAWEGWEIDGKVDTVLSRGEVIASGGEYTGRAGRGKYVPRGLSDYLL
- a CDS encoding nitrilase-related carbon-nitrogen hydrolase gives rise to the protein MSEIVRAALVQTTWTGDKESMIKAHEDYAREAASAGARVICFQELFYGPYFCQVQDAAYYEYAESIPGPTTERFQALAAELGLVMVLPMYEKEQEGVLYNTAAVVDADGSYLGKYRKHHIPQVKGFWEKFYFRPGNLGYPVFDTAVGKVGVYICYDRHFPEGWRELGLGGAQIVFNPSATSRGLSSYLWQLEQPASAVANEYYIGAINRVGIEPLGDDDFYGQSYFVDPEGKFVGEVGDTHEPELIVRDLDLGLIKTVRERWQFYRDRRPETYTRTVNL